One window from the genome of Glycine soja cultivar W05 chromosome 12, ASM419377v2, whole genome shotgun sequence encodes:
- the LOC114379863 gene encoding receptor-like protein kinase THESEUS 1, whose product MLKMELIKWVPYVVVVAFLVFVNGSFALYTPPDRYLIACGSSQNVTFQGRTFVPDSQHSSLVMKTGNSVIASSNSSSAPLPIYQSARVFTEKASYRFKIQQEGRHWVRLYFSPIPNSAHNLTSASLTVVTDDFVLLSNFTFRKFNGSYMFKEYAINVTSDTLVVTFIPSNGSVAFVNAIEVVSMPNELFFDHALAVNPPATFSGLSELAFETVYRLNMGGPLITAQNDTLGRTWVNDRKYLHVNSSVLNVSVNPSSIKYPVAVTPETAPNWVYATAEAMGDANVNDPNFNITWVFNVDPNFSYFIRAHFCDIMSKSLNTLVFNVFVNSDIALQSFDISSITNDLAVPYYKDFVANSSADSSTLTVSVGPDTVADFPNATMNGLEIMKISNTLKSLDGLYSVDSLLPSSHSKKNMVGVIVGSAVVALAAVAMVGLCYCCLMRRKSESSTQQGHSWLPLPLYGNSLTMTKNSTISQKSGTASCISLASSNLGRFFSFQEILDASNKFDEKLLLGVGGFGRVYKGTLEDGTNVAVKRGNPRSEQGLAEFRTEIEMLSKLRHCHLVSLIGYCDERSEMILVYEYMANGPLRSHLYGTDLPPLSWKQRLEICIGAARGLHYLHTGAAQSIIHRDVKTTNILLDENFVAKVADFGLSKTGPSLDQTHVSTAVKGSFGYLDPEYFRRQQLTEKSDVYSFGVVLMEVLCTRPALNPVLPREQVNIAEWAMTWQKKGMLDQIMDQNLVGKVNPASLKKFGETAEKCLAEHGVDRPSMGDVLWNLEYALQLQETSSALMEPEDNSTNHITGIQLTPLDHFDNSVSMIDGGNSCTDDDTEDVATSAVFSQLVNPRGR is encoded by the coding sequence ATGTTGAAGATGGAACTTATAAAATGGGTTCCCTATGTTGTGGTTGTTGCTTTTCTAGTTTTTGTTAATGGGTCATTTGCCTTGTACACTCCTCCTGATAGATATCTAATTGCTTGTGGCTCTTCTCAAAATGTCACCTTTCAAGGTCGCACTTTTGTTCCTGATTCACAGCATTCTTCACTTGTGATGAAAACTGGGAATTCTGTTATTGCCAGTTCCAATTCTAGTAGTGCCCCTCTTCCTATTTACCAATCGGCTCGGGTTTTCACCGAGAAAGCTTCCTATAGGTTTAAGATTCAGCAAGAAGGTAGGCACTGGGTTAGGCTATATTTTTCCCCTATTCCAAACTCTGCCCACAACTTGACTTCAGCTTCTTTAACAGTGGTTACTGATGATTTTGTACTCTTGAGCAACTTCACCTTTAGGAAATTCAATGGTTCTTATATGTTCAAGGAGTATGCAATCAATGTTACCTCTGATACATTGGTTGTCACCTTCATTCCTTCGAATGGTTCAGTGGCCTTTGTCAATGCAATTGAAGTCGTGTCAATGCCGAATGAGTTGTTTTTTGATCATGCACTGGCTGTTAACCCGCCAGCAACATTCAGTGGACTTTCTGAACTTGCCTTTGAAACTGTTTATCGCTTGAACATGGGGGGTCCTTTGATTACTGCCCAAAATGACACCCTGGGTAGGACTTGGGTGAATGATAGGAAATACCTTCATGTCAACAGCTCGGTCCTTAATGTGTCGGTGAATCCTTCAAGCATTAAGTATCCGGTGGCTGTTACACCTGAGACAGCCCCAAATTGGGTCTATGCCACTGCTGAAGCAATGGGGGATGCTAATGTAAATGATCCAAATTTCAACATTACTTGGGTCTTCAATGTGGATCCAAATTTCTCCTATTTCATCCGGGCACACTTTTGTGATATTATGAGCAAGTCACTCAACACTTTAGTGTTCAATGTGTTCGTAAATTCTGACATAGCTCTTCAAAGCTTTGACATCTCATCCATAACTAATGACTTGGCTGTGCCGTACTACAAGGACTTCGTTGCCAATTCCTCAGCAGACTCTAGCACTTTGACTGTGAGTGTTGGACCAGATACTGTGGCAGACTTCCCAAATGCCACTATGAATGGATTGGAGATAATGAAGATCAGCAACACGTTAAAGAGCTTGGATGGGCTTTATTCAGTTGACAGTCTTCTTCCAAGTTCACATTCTAAGAAAAACATGGTAGGAGTAATAGTTGGTTCGGCTGTTGTAGCTCTTGCTGCTGTAGCAATGGTTGGTTTATGTTATTGCTGCTTGATGAGACGCAAATCAGAGTCATCCACTCAACAGGGCCATTCATGGCTGCCTTTACCCCTTTATGGAAACTCTCTTACCATGACAAAGAATTCAACAATTTCACAGAAGAGTGGAACTGCAAGCTGCATTTCTTTAGCTTCATCAAATCTTGGACGATTCTTCAGTTTCCAAGAAATCCTAGATGCTAGCAACAAATTTGATGAGAAGCTACTTCTTGGTGTCGGTGGTTTTGGAAGGGTTTATAAGGGAACGCTTGAAGATGGGACCAATGTAGCTGTTAAAAGGGGTAATCCGAGATCCGAGCAAGGCCTTGCTGAATTCCGGACAGAAATTGAAATGTTGTCCAAGCTTCGCCATTGTCATCTTGTGTCCCTCATTGGTTATTGCGATGAGAGGTCAGAAATGATTCTTGTGTATGAATACATGGCTAATGGACCCCTCCGGAGTCATTTGTATGGTACGGACCTGCCACCTCTATCATGGAAGCAGCGGCTTGAGATTTGCATTGGAGCAGCAAGAGGCCTTCATTATCTCCACACTGGCGCAGCTCAAAGCATTATTCATCGAGATGTAAAGACAACAAATATCCTCTTAGATGAGAACTTTGTTGCTAAAGTTGCCGATTTTGGCCTCTCCAAGACTGGTCCTTCTCTCGATCAAACCCATGTGAGTACTGCTGTTAAGGGTAGTTTTGGTTATCTTGATCCTGAATACTTCAGAAGGCAACAGCTTACTGAGAAATCAGATGTGTATTCATTTGGGGTGGTGTTAATGGAAGTGTTATGCACAAGGCCAGCCTTGAACCCTGTCCTTCCAAGGGAGCAGGTTAACATAGCTGAGTGGGCAATGACCTGGCAGAAAAAGGGTATGCTTGACCAAATCATGGATCAAAATCTTGTTGGCAAGGTGAATCCTGCTTCCCTTAAGAAGTTTGGGGAGACAGCCGAGAAGTGCTTGGCCGAGCACGGCGTGGACCGGCCATCAATGGGAGATGTTTTGTGGAATCTTGAATATGCATTGCAGCTTCAAGAGACCTCATCAGCACTCATGGAACCGGAAGATAACAGCACGAACCACATCACTGGAATTCAGTTGACACCCCTTGACCATTTTGATAACAGTGTGAGTATGATTGATGGGGGCAACTCTTGCACTGATGATGATACAGAAGATGTTGCCACAAGTGCAGTGTTCTCACAATTGGTAAATCCTCGTGGAAGATAA